In Sus scrofa isolate TJ Tabasco breed Duroc chromosome 14, Sscrofa11.1, whole genome shotgun sequence, the sequence AGCCAGCAGCAGGTGCAGGAGCATGAGCCTGTGGAGGCCCAGGTTCTGCAGCGGCCGTGGCTGGTTTCTGTCCACGCCGTCCGCAATGCCCGCCGCAGGATGGAGGACCGACATGTGTGTCTCCCCGCCTTCAACCAGCTCTTTGGCCTGTCAGTGAGTATACAGCCAGTGGAGAAGGTCTCTGCCTCAGTCAGGACAGCCTGGGAGCCTGCGGAGGGACCCTGGGCACCAAGCGGGAGAGACATCCACAGCTGCCACTGGGAGCCAATTTGTCCAGCACCCCTGGACCTGGGCAGCCCCGGCCCCACTGGGAGCCACCTGATGCCTGTTATCTCTTCCCACACTCCTGGCAGTTGGGCCCAGAGTAGAGACCAAGGCTCCCAAGGGTCATCCTTACCCAGACAGCCCAGCCTGTCTGGTGGTAGAGGCCGTGCTGTCCAAACCCTGCCCCATTCAGCACCCAGCTCTACCCCCTGATGTGACCCTCTGCTGGGCAGGGCCATGACCCACACTGTGCCTCCCCTCCAGGACTCTGTGGACCGCGCCTACTTTGCTGTGTTTGACGGGCATGGTGGGGTGGACGCCGCGAGGTATGCAAGTGTGCATGTGCATGCCAATGCTGCCCGCCAGCCGGAGTTGCCCACAGACCCTGCAGCGGCTCTCCGAGCAGCCTTCCGTTGCACCGATGAGATGTTCCTCCGGAAAGCCAAGAGGGAGGTGAGGACCAGCCGGGGGTTTCTGTGAGACTGCCCGTGCACCAGCAGAGGGTATGCAGCCCTCGTGGGGAGGCACAGCCTGTTTTCAAATGCGCTCAGGATCTTGTCTCAGTCAGGTACAGTAGGATGATAGAGATTGAGGCACCTGCTTAGAAAGAGGTGTTTATTACACACAGTGCTCAGGAGGAGACACCACACCATACAGGGCCACACGGGAAGCACCAGGTCAGGTCAGGAGATCTAGTGGAGAGGGGACGGCATGGCCCCAGGCCTTCACTGTGGCCTCTGTAGGAAGGCCTGGGTGAGGCAGGCAGGCACCACAGCAAGCTTCGGATCAGATGGTTTGAATAAGCCTGGCAGGTTCTGGGCTACAGGGGTAGTCCCCAGCCATCCAGTCCAGGGGATACACTGGCCTGGTGGGGGACCAAGGAGGTCACAGAGGATGTGGGCTCCACTGGCTTGTGTAGGAGAGGTACAACCCCCACAAGATGGAATTAGCCCTGGGAGGGGCACTCCTGTCAGTAGTCATAAGGTCCTCCATTTGTCTAACATCAGAAGATACAGAACACAAGTCACAGGACCAGTACAGGCAGACCTCAGGTCTTGCAAATTTGGTTCCCCAATGTTATTGGTTCCTCAATAACGTGAGTATCAGATAAAGTGAGTAACATGAatcttttggtttcccagtgcacacGAAAGCTGTGTTTACACTCTCATCTAAGTGTGCAACAGTATCACGTCTAAGACAATGTATGTACCTTAAAATTaccttattgctaaaaaaaaactctagccatcatctgagccttcaatgAAGTAGGGACTTTCTGCGGGAGTAACATCAATGATCACTGACCACAGATCACCATGACAGGTGTGATAAAAGTGAAACATCACAAGAACTAccaaaatgtggcacagagacaggaagagagcaaatgctgttggaaaaatggcaccagtggagttcccgttgtggctcagtggttaacgaactgactaggaaccatgaggttgcgggttcgatccctggccttgctcagtgggttaaggatccggcattgccgtgagctgtggtgtaggttgcagacgcagctcagatcccgcattgctgtggctctgacataggccagtggctacagctccgattcaacccctagcctgggaacctccatatgccgcaggagcggccctcgaaaggcaaaaagacaaaaaaaaaaaaaaaaaaaaaaagcaccagtaAACTTGCTTAATACAGGCTTGCCACTAACCTTCAACGTGTAAAAACACatccggagttccctggtggcctaacagttaaggattcagtgttgtcactgctgtggtgtgggttcctggcccaggaacttccacatgctacaggtgtggccaaaacacagacacacacacacacacacacacagagtaaaagAAGCAGTAACAGGATGAAGCAGTAACAGGATTtaccatctccccccacccccaccctgcaggCTGCTGAGCTCAGAAAAGGCCTGGGGGACAGGGGGGCACAGGCCTTACCAAAGTCGCCAGGGCAGGACTTTGCATCTGAACACATGAGGTGGGAGTCCCGCCCTCCTGGCCACTGTCACCTGGAGCTCAAGGTTGCTTCTTGGAGTTGAGAAAGGGTTCCCTGAGGCAGGTGTTTAGCTTAGGTATGATCATCTAAAAGTACCTTTGCTGAGATATAATTGGCACAGGACAGACTCCACTAGTCCGAGGTGGTGGCTTTGGCACGTCTGCACGCTCACCATGGTAACAGACTTCATCACTCGAAGGTTTCGTCTGTCCTTTGTcatccctgcccaccccctgtTCCCCAGACACCCACTGCTATCTGACACCACAGATAGCAGAGTCTTCGTTTGCTGACTTTTCATAAACACCCCTTTCACACAGCATGGCCCTGGCGCGTCAGTCTGTTCCTGTTTCCCGTGAGCACTGTTTCGGGGTAGTCTGGCTGGCTGGCGTGGGTGTGTGGCGCAGTGGCCTCTCTGTCCTCACCCGCAtgcctcctctccccacagcGGCTGCAGAGCGGCACCACAGGGGTGTGTGCGCTCATTGCCGGGAGCACCCTGCACGTCGCCTGGCTCGGGGACTCACAGGTGCTCCTGGTGCAGCAGGGGCAGGTGGTGAAGCTGATGGAGCCACACAGACCCGAGCGACAGGTAAGGGCTTCGGATGGGCTGGGGCCATCTTCCCAGGAGATACCTGGCATGCCTCCAGAGGGAGGGCACCCGCCTGACTCGAGTGGCTGGGGGTCCCCTAAAGCTTGGGGTGTTAGCAGCCAGGAATCCCAGTTGAGCCCTTCCTGTCTCCCCTGCGGGGAGAGCTTTACCTGCAGGGTCCCACCTGGGCTGTGGAGGAGGAGGTGACGCTGAGTTGGAGCTGGAAGGGACCAGGCTtggggctgggagctgcagaAACGAACAGGAAGGAGGCAGGTGTAGGCCCAGCAGGCCTGTGCTAGAGTCCAGGAGAGGACAGTTCAGCCAGGACCTGCCACTGAGATCACGGCTGCTTCTGTGGCAGGAGGCACTTTTTGTAAGGAACCCAGAAGCCTTTGGAATGATCAGACCAGCTGAGGGCAAGCTGAGGGCTGGGTCACAGAGGCCGCTGCGGAGGGACATAGAAGAAAGAGTCCAcgcttggggggtggggaagaggcctTGGGCAGCTAAGAGGATGGCGCTGCCTTTagtctgggggctggggagctTGAGGTAGGATATTCCTATGAGTGTGGGCCCTGGAGGGGCTGGTGGGACACCCCATGTAGAAGGGTAGGGCTGGGGACGTGGGCCTGCAGGCAGCTGCTCCCGGAGCCCAGAGTTGTGCAGGGGGGAGGGTGTGGCAGGAGGCCGGGCGTACCGTCAGAAGTAGGGTGGAGCAGGAGCACACACGGTGGGGGTCATGGAAGGCCCAGCTGACTACCTGGGCAGCGCACAGGTGAGCCAGGCCTCGGGccagaggggctgggaggtgagCAGAAACATGAGACTGGCTGCTGCTAGGAACCAACGGGGCCACCAGTCCCAGCTTGGCCTTGGGGCAGCTGTCTCAGGCAGGTGGGGAAGATGAGGGGGAAGGACAGCTGAGGTGAAAATGGGGCACCCCAAGGCCCAGGATGCCCAGTCTTAGACTGGGCGAGGTGACAGGTGGGAGccgcaggggagggcaggggcgcTTGACATCTGGGAAACCTCTTCTTCAGGGCAATTTAAGGGACCTAAGTGGTTTTTAGAACTCGTGGCTGGACCCAGCCtctttcctgtccttttttttttttttttttaagggcggcatccacggcacatggaggttcccaggctagggtttgaattggaacttcagttgtcagcctacaccacagctcacagcaacactggatccttaaccccctgatcgaggaatcggaacccgcaacctcatggttcctagttggattcatctccactgtgccaccttgggaactcccGTCCTGTCCTCTTAGGCCTGGAACACTTTTGTGGAGCTGGACAGTGcccttgtgggggtgggggtggggtgagaaggACAAGGACCTCGTTCCAGGCCATTCTGGGCCTGGTTCTGTTTTCATCCAGCCCTGCCAAGTGGCCACAGGAACCACACACTTGGTCCTATAAGGAAGGGACAGCATCCCCGTGTGACTGATGAGGCAACTGGGAACCCATATCTGACTTGAGCGAGGCTCTATGTCTTTTTTCGGCCGTGAGCATTTCCTGGACCCGAATCGCTGCTCAGGGATGGGCCCCTGTCTGTGTGTGCAGTAACCTGCTTGGTCGTTCCTGCCAAGGTCATGCGTCTTTGGGACCTTTGGGTCAGTCATATCTTCTCGCAGCCTCACCAGCACTGCCTCGGAAGCCAGTGCATCTCTCCTCAGGCAGCACCACGGGCACCTGCCTGCAAGCCCCAACCCACCCTGGCTGTCTCCACAGGATGAGAAGGACCGCATCGAGGCGCTGGGCGGCTTCGTGTCACACGTAGATTGCTGGAGAGTCAATGGGACGCTGGCCGTCTCCAGAGCCATCGGTAAGGAGACAAGGAGCCCAGCTCCCAAGTGCTGTGGGGCAGCAGCGTCACCTGCTGGTCGGTCAGCCTGTGAAGGACTCTGGCGAGTGTAGCCCAGGCAGGTGCAGGCGCCCTAGGGACTTGCATCCCGCACAAGTGATTGCAGGGTGCATTACATTTGTTAGAACAGCTCCCCAGAGAGGTCTAGGAGGAAACCCTAAGCCAGTGACCATGTGTGTTTAACTAGTCTGTAAGTGAGGCTTATTCTCCCCTACCCCCCTTTCATGCTGGTGACTTTTTTTCTATCTTAAAAAATGAGTACAAACAGCAGTATACCCCCTCCCATCCTCAGTCTGGGACACAGACCTCCCTCCTGGTGCTGAGAAATcgctccctccccaccacccctgaAGTGtggcccctcccagcctcctgaaGTGTTCTGGGCCTTCCTTGCCACTGGGCACTGGGGTGGAGGGGTGTGGAGGCTGGGAGGGCCCGCCTATTCAAAAAAGAGGGGACTGCTGGGCAGCTGCGTGACTCGGGGCCACAGCCGGGGTGGGGACTGGTGGGGAGCTCTTGGGTGAGGCCTGAGCAGAAGAGAAGCAGAGGGTGGCATTGGGGCAAGAGTCCTCCGGGAACCAGGCTGGGTGGTGGGGAGATGGGAGCAGGTGGGCGGGAGACAGTGTCTGGAACTCTGTTGAGGTGCCCATTAGATGTGGAGGAGAGCCTGGGGGACTGGCGTGGGTGGCCAGGGCCACAGAGCAGACAATGTCCTCAGCCTGTGGTCCCCTCTGAAGCAAGACAGCTGTTACGGGGGGCTGACCTGGCCTTGCTGGATTCTGACCCTGCCCTTGGGAGTCAGTGAATCTGCCATGTTGCCCTGCCTTGTCCCTTTGGAGCACTTGGCCCTGCACGAAACCTTTTCACCCTGTATCCTTGCCTCATTGAGCCAGGCGCTGGAGGCGGGGTGGCGGCagggagccccaggcctgggggagcAGCAGGGGTGCGGCCCTCACAACTCTTTCCATGCCCAGGGGACGTCTTCCAGAAGCCCTACGTGTCTGGGGAGGCGGACGCAGCCTCGCGGGAGCTGACGGGCTCTGAGGATTACCTGCTGTTGGCCTGCGATGGCTTCTTTGATGTGGTCCCTCACCAGGAGGTGGCTGGCCTTGTGCAGAGCCACCTGGTCGGGCAGGAGGGCAGTGGGCAGCGCGTGGCTGAggagctggtggctgcagcccgAGAGCGGGGCTCCCACGACAACATCACGGTTATGGTGGTCTTCCTCAGGGACCCCCGAGACCTACTGGAGGGTGGGGCCCGGGGGGCGGGCCTCTCTGAGCCAGAGACCCCAGCTGCCCCCAGAAGCTAGGAGGTCCAGGCTCCCCACCCCGTGATTCCCACCTCAGATGCCTTAGGACCTGGCAGGAGGTGGGCAGGCGCCACCACCCAAGCACGTTCCCCATGTGCCTCTCTGTCCCCTGCTTGCGTTGGCCATCCTGGTGACTGCCGAGGGTGGCACGCCCTGCTCACAGCAGGCGGTGGGATGGCAGGATCTCCAAAGGAAGCCCCAGAATGGGATGGGGCCCAGCAAGTAGACAGGCTTTGTGCCCCATCAGGCAGGGATGGGACCAGACCAAAGACACCTGGCATGTGCACAGAGCAGCAGGACGCTACCTAGGGGACACTCAGGCAGAACCAGGAACCACAGACATTTTCAGGCACCCTGGGCACCCAGCAAAGATTTCTCACCCACCCCTCACTGCGGTGACTGGGAGGCATATATGGACAGATGTGCCTGGCAGGTCCTGGTGCCTGGTGGGTCCTGGCCAAGCCAGGTGGCTTCCCAGAGTATGTGAGGGGGGCCTCCTGGGCAAGGGAGGGGTCCTATCAGCAGTGCCCATGCATCAGTGACTTCCCTGGTCCCCATTGCCCATGGTGCACCAGGGAGGGGATGTTCAGACAAAGACAAGTGTGTcttgtttgtggtctttttttttttccagggaaaaGTGTAATTCAGAAGCAGTATTTCAGGTTCTGTCCTTGTTATGTCAGTGCCAAGAGGACCTATTGTGTCATATAACTTAAATAGAGCtcagcatttattttattctttagaagacttaagtattgattttttttttttttttttgagaagtgtCTTTTGCAgtattactgaattttttttcccaagtcagGATTTAAACAAACACTTTTCCAGGTGGTGTCAATAAGCCATTCAAGTGCCTTAAACAGCTTTAGGCAAGGCTGCAACTGCCAGGCCTGTGACCGATTCTGATAGCATGTTTAAGTTGTTACAAAAGCAGGATTTATTTTGTCATAGTGGCTGGATTTTGGCCAGAATTCTTCCTGCAAGAGTTCTTTCTGCCTTTGTGATGTGCCAATGAGAGTGAGAGCTGGGCCAAGTGGTCTGGGCTGGACTGCAGGGCCAGAATCAGGTGGCCGCAGCCCTGCTTGCCTCCGCACCCGTCTCGGCCCTACCACTCACATCTCTGACTGGACCCCAGGCTGAGGGACTAAGCTCCGTGATCAAGCGGGTCCTTGCTGCTGTGTGGAATATTCCAGAAGGTCTTGCCTATTGGTCACTGAATTGGTTTCACCTGCAAGTACGCTTAAGGGGCTCTGCAAGGCAGAGGCAGCCTGTGGGTCTCTGGCTGCATTTGGAGGAGGTGGTGGTTGCCACCGGAAGCCTGAGCTGCCTGCCTGCTGCAGCCCCTCCTTTGGCCCTGAGGGTGGCAGCCTCTGCTGCCTTGCTCTGCCTGCAGCCCACCTGCCTGTGAAGCTCAGAGGCCTCAGGACACAGTGACACAGGTTTGCTCATGTCCAGTGGGACAGATATGATTATGTGTGGACTTGAAATTGCAGGCCTGGACCCCTGGGGAGAGGGGTCTCTGGTGGCAGGTCTAGGAAGGGCAGCAGGTGGCTTAGTGAGGCTTCAGGGATGCCCCTTGGGGGCTTGTGGGACTGGGCAGGGGAGGAAGCTTAGTGCCAGTGGCTGTGGGGCCCCATGGGGGTGATCAGAGTCCACTCCCAGCAGTGGGCCTGGATGAGCTGTGCAGGAGCTGGCGCCAGGGGACCAGGGTAGGGGCAGTGTGAGAGCCTCTCCTGAGGCCAGTCCACTGTCCAGCAAGAGAGGAAGGAGCCCTTGGGGGTGGGGACGCCACCTGCAGCCTTAGCATTTCCACTCCCAGCTGTGGTCAGTGCCTCGCTCCAGAGCTCTGTTTAAAAAGCATCTTTAATGTGGTCACAGCAGTTCAGAGATTTGCTCCATTTAACCTGAAGGCCCTGCCTTCTGGGGGCCAGAGGTCCCCTCACAGCCCAGGGGCAAGGAAACGCTGTCCTCCCTCCACAGGGGGCTGGATTGTGCCAAACCTGGGCACAGAGCCCCTCTTCCTCCCAACTGGGCACCTTCGGCCTGGTCTGGAAACCTTTCCAAGCCCTAGCTTTGTCATAGTCATTGTCTTTGTGCCTCCCTGGACCTCAGTGTCCTCTCTGCGGGACACAGTGGCACTGAGTCTGCAGCAACGCCTGGATTTCTGGAATTTCCGGGCCTCGAGGCCAGCCGGGCCTGCTGGGGAGATGCTGCCAGTGCAGTGCCAAGGGCCCCTCCCCTGCAGCAGGGTGAGGTGATTAAGGGTTATTAGTGACTATTCTTAACGTGAAGTGGGCTGGGAAAGAATCGAGCTCCTAATGCCAGTGCCTGCTTTATATGGGATACAAAGCCGGAGTCCTGTGGCCCTGCTGGTACAAGTGGGGCTGATCCCAGCTGGCAGGGATtggggaggcccagggagggcacCAGGTGCCAGCCCTCCAGGGTCAAGCCCCCA encodes:
- the PPM1F gene encoding protein phosphatase 1F isoform X1, whose amino-acid sequence is MASGASQQDSQTAEEIPSFLDVFLHDFPAPLSPDSPLPWKVPGVVLSQEEVEGELAELAMGLLGSRNAPPLLAASLAHEAVSRLLQMDLSEFRKLLKQEDEDGDEEEKAPVTLLDAAGLARSLFNQLWEVCSQQQVQEHEPVEAQVLQRPWLVSVHAVRNARRRMEDRHVCLPAFNQLFGLSDSVDRAYFAVFDGHGGVDAARYASVHVHANAARQPELPTDPAAALRAAFRCTDEMFLRKAKRERLQSGTTGVCALIAGSTLHVAWLGDSQVLLVQQGQVVKLMEPHRPERQDEKDRIEALGGFVSHVDCWRVNGTLAVSRAIGDVFQKPYVSGEADAASRELTGSEDYLLLACDGFFDVVPHQEVAGLVQSHLVGQEGSGQRVAEELVAAARERGSHDNITVMVVFLRDPRDLLEGGARGAGLSEPETPAAPRS
- the PPM1F gene encoding protein phosphatase 1F isoform X2, which produces MASGASQQDSQTAEEIPSFLDVFLHDFPAPLSPDSPLPWKVPGVVLSQEEVEGELAELAMGLLGSRNAPPLLAASLAHEAVSRLLQMDLSEFRKLLKQEDEDGDEEEKAPVTLLDAAGLARSLFNQLWEVCSQQQVQEHEPVEAQVLQRPWLVSVHAVRNARRRMEDRHVCLPAFNQLFGLSDSVDRAYFAVFDGHGGVDAARYASVHVHANAARQPELPTDPAAALRAAFRCTDEMFLRKAKRERLQSGTTGVCALIAGSTLHVAWLGDSQVLLVQQGQVVKLMEPHRPERQDEKDRIEALGGFVSHVDCWRVNGTLAVSRAIVLRRQLESSFRSIDRPSIISWRVASRRVDAQERGDTC